Genomic segment of Perognathus longimembris pacificus isolate PPM17 chromosome 11, ASM2315922v1, whole genome shotgun sequence:
aataaaaaataaaaaaaagaggctcttttgaaacaagcagcccataggcaaaggacggcacctggtttcagaatgcctgtgagcctcagtttttccaatgcagataaaaactaaagtgttgtgttagtgttaaaaaggctttgggggctggggatatggcctagtggtaagagtgcttgcctcgtatacatgaggccctgggttcaattccccaccaccacatatacagaaaatggccagaagtggctctgtggctcaagtggcagagtgctagccttgagcaagaagaagccagggacagtgctcaggccctgagtccaagccctaggactggcaaaaaaaaaaaaaaaaggctttggaaatcaagaatacatttctagataagaaatttggaagtagaattgtcctaaataattattgcaaagtgagaaaaggagaattatggctaccaaaatgtttaattgccattccagcttcttaataggttttttgtaacagtttccagcaggcccacagaaaagCACAGTGATTTCTACacgtttgtcaagatctaatactggccttaataagttccaggtaagaacatgcttaaaaactacttctgtgtggaccaccttgctttaattggagtaaagtggcatcttgtaagactcactgatctgaaatctgtggttcgaagccagcccgggcagagaaaggtccctgtgagagacttgtctctaatcagccagcagagtgctgggaacggagttgtgtggagctcaaaagtggtagggtgctagtcttgagttggagagctgagggacagcgctcaggcccaagtccaagtccagtgaaaagtcactcctcctgggacaaaagtgatggagcatccagaggcagtaagccactgcttggatggcagagatggtgtcaaatcctagagtcactcctgtttggcctttcaaaagttaatcaaagccaggaagtcctagaagaattgttcgtaagcatgcctttctaatgcccatgtctgtctactgggcaggaacttgccagtcatctgtgatagcgGGTAgtcagggtaagtttgtcaaatgagaggagagtttaaaatcccaaccctccacatctactcaaagccctgactggcagtgagaattttaagctgatacatctgttcaggaaagagacctgagattgtgttcttactgagatctgttaagtcatcagagatcagttccccagccagtcaggaaaaagcttttacaaactagaatgttaaaaggctacactgaggtagccccaaaagaagtctgtatagttgaaagttaaaatgttgaatgtaatttccagtttggagtaaagctcctaatggacatctgatcctgcagccccttggtaaagtagactaaggttataggttcctggctaggtaaggtcaacgcccctgagtcagcctgaagaagttatagaagatggatgatctttgcccatcagcctccccttttaggaccaagggaccagagttgtttttgggaagatgaggcaggataaactagaggcatggaaaacagaggtaacaggttagactgcacctgtgagaaatggttataGGCCAAGCCGCCTAcgttggttaaagaaaaaaaaaatcctagccttattggaaatatctgatttttccctggcaaaatgacccaagggccattgattgcctaaagctgtcttgactttcagtaatgtgccagcctgcaaaagctagtgtgcttaagaaggaatcaggaaaatactaggaaatttgactaaagttaggctttaggttaacttaggttaagcttctctaaccagtctatggagaaagttgcaggtaacccagaaggtgtgacattctactggaaccactgggagccactgctgcctgataccacggcccctgcccattgcatttgagtgaggatcaaggagagagtcaacagtcatctggaagaatctacatcttcagatgagacTCATCActcgcagctgatttctgctggaaagtgttttggatctgctaaaacttattgtaagaaattttcaagcagactggcctgctgctaaattcaaagcatgtatgacaggctggagagtcacttccaggcaatgcctggggtgaaggtatgtccaagagtattaaaatatgtccagatggattagggtgtgacctcagagaagagagggaggtaactgccatcaggtgtgccgggtaccaaggtaactggacagagatttaaactgttgggggcatcttcatggagccctcctgggggtggatcttgcagatgccactggccaaccttaggcacttggaggaactggaaactggagaaatatactctagaatagttgactcatgatatagaatatagatatagaatatagatataaaatatagatatagaatagttggcttatgatagttgactctggtctggcttcttaggagcagcctgtgcgtggagtcacagtaaattgccttgatgtaacTGAGATAAACCGggaaatgtagacagtttaaaactctagcagcaaagaagccccaggaaatgtaaagaggaaggttagtatagaaagccttggagaaagggatagagaaagggtttcctctggataagaaagggatttaaaaagtaaattgtcacagaatgttccagtaattCACTGATGGTgtaaggaagtaaaagatggtgtgagtggggatatgtcaaattttataagacacagattataaaactatataaggatagagtttagagagaaaacaaaaatgtttcctttatattaaaaggttttggcatgttaaaagtgagaaagacaatccctaaagtgagtatgtaacaaattgtaaagttggtatgtaatcaaattggctataatataaatagggtcagaattggggcttcagtGTAAAACTGTTTTTATCTGttgcatttgttatgagtttttatggtattgcaggcacaataccaatctatccctaccgattgTCAGTCAGAATCagactaagcaaggagaaccacgattggttctcgagttacctatcagaaggggggaaatgaagtgccagactttgaagtcaggcccccctttaccatgcaaaccccactataccacgtgaacctgagataagcaggccctgtgagcaaacccaggacaagcttattagggcccagccggtcgagaactctaaccgctggaaatgcttaactctaactgcccctagaatgcctcgagccctgagccaatcagatttgtgcccgtaatcttgcttgcttaaacacctgattgctgtaactttgtcttttgcctttataagccctgtgtaatcgtagctctgggctgcctcctaacctccactgtgtcggtgggttggacaaggcccgggccgcggcccgcctgaataaagtcttgccttgctattgcatttcggaatgtctgagtcttggtggtcttcttggtggtggtctcatgacttggcacaacaattggagataagtttctcggcctttcctggccaggctggctttgaacctcgatcctcagttctcagcctcctgagtagctaggattacacagtgtgagccacaggcacctggcccaTCTGGGTTTTAATAATTTCACCTCAGTGAAGGTGAATGGACTCTGGTAGCATTGTTTTGGTTCCTGCTCGTGACTACCTGTGCACCTACCCTTAGTTTTTTCTGGAATGTCGGGGTATAGTTATGTATGGTTGGAGTCTAGGAGACTGTGATGTAGAGAGTCAGTGGGTAGTAGCCAGGAGAACTAGGGGCCAGACTGTGTTAGGCTGTGGTTTTGTTCTGTGATTTTGTCTTTATTAGGACCAGTGGGAAGCTAATGAAAGTTTTAAGCAAAGATGTAACCAAGATGAGATTTTCCCCAAGATaacacaattttaaaatttatttggtgctcttaatattttacatgtttatatgaagtgccagactttgaagtcaggcccccctttaccacgtgaaccccattttaccacgtgagccccattttaccacgtgaaccccattttagaatcgaaccctgagccaatcagatttgtacctgtgtcctaatattgcttgcttgaacacctgattgttgtaaccttgttctttgcctttataagccctgtgtaatcacagctcggggcttcctcctaacctctgctgtgttggtgggtacgacgaggcccgagttgtagctcgcttaaataaagtcttgccttgctattgcatttgggaatgtctgagtctcggtggtcttcttggtggtggtcttgcgacttggcacaacatataTATCTACTAAATATTTCCCCCAAGTTatcattttctaaaatttaagtgggctgggtgtggtggttcacacacCTACAAAGCCCATCTTACTCTAGCATAGATTAGATTAATCCTGGATCACAGCCTGGGGGCAGATTTACCAAGTTCCCACCACAACACTTAAGCTGGGCTTTGTAGAGCTGGGCTGTGATACTAGCCAGTTGAGATGTGTAAGAAGGAGGATTAAAGTCCAAGGTCAGTAAAGAATGGAAGAACCTACCCAATAATAAAAAACAGGCTGGGGGCACAAGTTAAATAGTAGAATGCGTTATAAGCAAGTGCTCAAACCTGTTATTCTCCtgtaaaacaaaccaaaaacaaacaaaaacaaaatttaaacccACCAAAAATTTGACTAGTAGAAGCAACACCTACTAACTACTAACTTTCACGTTTCTAATATGTATGTTACATGAGGCACGATGCATAGATAATGATATCGGGAAATTGTATTACTTTTAATATAGAAAGGGCAAGATTCAGAAGTTAAAGCcaggaaataaactgaaaaagtGGATAAACTCTTGTTGCTCTTTGCAACCTGGAATAGTTTGATGGAATACGGGAGCCGAAGAAATGAGGATAGATACAAAAAGAGGGGAGCAAGCAGGGTCGAGGGGACTCACACAAGAATCCCAGTTCCCATAAGCAAGCTTATTTACCATAGGTGCAAAAAACAAGGTTTCAATGATTTTGTTGTTACAGTCATTGACATGAGGCAGAGCTTGTGTACATAATGATAGTTGACTCCCTTATTGCTTATTAGGGGGCAGAGAGAAATGGTAACTGTAAAGCAAATGTTCATCTTCTTTTGTCTCAATCTGAGGTGGCGTTCCAACCTCTTAACCCTTTCTAGAAGTTACAGCTCAGTTTCAGAGTTCCTGACAAGCCCTTATCTCATCAACTTTTAAAAGTTAAGTCATAAGATTAGTTATAAGATTAGTGTTAGAATATAAGATCAGAGGGGCTGTCTAAATCTGCTTTCTCCattcaaatgttaaaaatagaTTAGTTATGAGTAGTATTAGATTAGTTGTAAGATTAGATTAGAGGGGCTGTCTAAATCTGCTTTCTTCattcaaatgttaaaaatagTACTCCAGGGGCGCTGATGGcgcctgtaatccttgatactcaagtctgagatctgagtgagagatctgagcatccaggttgaaagccagccagacaggaaagtctgtgagactcttcaattaaccaccagaaaaccggaaatggcgctgtggctcaagtggtagagcgctagctagccttgagctgaagcgttcagggacagtgcccaggcccaagcccctgaccaccaccaccaccaccaccactaaaatAGTACTTGTTTATGAATGTGTGGATACAGAAAGAATTAAAGGCATATTTGGTTAAAAGGAGGTCCAGAAAGTAATCTGGGTTCCTGGTAGGCCTCATCCATTTTATCCATCCAGAAACATTGATTAGGAGTTGTCACACTCACATGACCAGGTATATTCACCTAgctcaaaaagtataaaagctacAAGTAGGAaccacaataaaatataattaaaacattCTGGTCCAGGAGCTAATCTAGGATGAAGTGTTGTATTAAAAGCTTGGTAGAAGGATTCAGTATATTCAAACATGAAGACATGGGGTCTCTCCCCTGAGTGGTTGCAGAAAGAAGGTAAGGCTAATATTAAAACAGAGTaggggaagtggaagtgtggctcaagtggtagagctacagTCTTGAGTcataaagctaagggacggtgtccaggccctgagttcaagcccccgtaacagcacaaaaccaaactaaACCAAACCGAACCGACCAATCAAACAGAAAAACCCCACAAGAGTAACAGATAGCGCCACAATGAGGGCACACAGAGGCTTTTTGTGTGGAAGTGAGGAAGGCTTCACGAAGGGAGTTGTATTTGAACTGAAACTGGGAGATGAGAGAAATTTGTCTGGTCAAAAGAAGGATGGAGCCTAGCATCCCTAAGCTTCAGGAAGTGGAGGAAAGGCCTCTCTCCTCATGAATGACTCGCAGTGCAGTATGGGGCTTAGTAGTAATGGGAGaggtggaggagaagggagaagactaTAGTTGGAATGGTGGAAAGGAGCTAGAGTGCAAAATAAATGCTTGTTTAATTAAACTGCCTGGGAAGGAACTCAGTTGCCTCTAGTGAACAATCACACAGGTATCAAAGGAAATAAGATGCAGCCTGTTTGTGATGGTGCATACTTCTAATAGCTCTGGTAAAAATCCTTGAAAGGAAGCTCTGGGGAGCAACAGACAGTAACTGAAGCTGATGGATATTGGTCTATGTAGACATGGCTTTGCATGGAATCCAAGATATTAACTTTAACACTCTCTTCATTTAAGTGGGAAGCAAGGAAGGCTGGGGGAACTTAAGTGACTTCATTAAACCCAACATCCAGTTAGTGAAAGAATATGAATGAAGCAGTGAAGAACATATTATTTGGGTTTGGGTTAATaaatggctgttttttttttttgttgttgttgttgttgttggtcgtggggcttgaactaaaggtctGGCTGCCTTTTTGCTCTtttagccacagtgtcacttcaggttttctggaggtaagagtttcatggactttccttgccctggctgacttggaactgtgccACAACCTCTAGATCttagatcctcccatctcagcctccagagtagctaggattacagttgtgagactCTGGTAACTGGTGGCTGTGATATCTTTATCTAGTGCTTCAATCCCTAGTATTCTCCATTTATCTGTGAGGCAGACAGTTATATCTCTTCAGTAGGTAGGCCCCACCATAGATAAGACTTAATTTATCTGTGAGGCAGACAGTTATATCTCTTCAGTAGGTAGGCCCCACCATAGATAAGACTTATCAAATTGTAAATTCAAtataatctcttttctttttatcccttTTCATATCACAGGGTACTGAAATAGAGTACAGGGAGACTAGAGGACAGAACTAATTTCTATAAATAGCTAAAATTAACTAAAACAACTCAAAGAATATACTTTAATCCTATTCTTTTCGCTAGAAGCATTCGACTTTCTGTCCCTACAAGGTAGCTAAGGCAAGGCTAAAAATAGTGTGGGGAATGTGGAACACCTATGGTTGAGACTTTGAGGAGGCAGAAACATAAGAAATTTCCAGAggggtgtacgtgtgtgtgtatgtgtacgtgtgtgtagaACTTGAATTCAAGGACTTGTGCTTAAGCTCCTCCCTCTTATTCCTCTCAAAGCTGGCCCTttgtcatttgaaccacacttccacttgcagATCATGTGCACACCCTCTCCCTTAAATCTCTTTGGAGCCCTGGTGCCCCaggctcgtacctgtaatcctagctactcaggaagctgagatctgaagatcaaggttcaaagcaagccagggcagacaaatctgagactcaaaTGCTGCACCGAGGGCACCAAGGCCGTCACCAAGTACACCAGCTCCAAATGAGCGCGCCGGGGCCCGGCGCTCGCCAGCCGCTTCTTCTCTAAAGGCTCTTTTCAGAGCCACCCACCTAATCACCAGAAAAGAGCGGACTTGGCCGGCTCAGGCATAGTTTGGAAGCAAACAAAACCACTAACACCGGTTAGCAGAGAAAAGGGGTCCTACAAGCCACTAGAACCTGAAGGCAAAATCCCCCCACCTTTAGGGCTGGTGCTAAAATCTGAGGAAGGGATGAGAAGCTGACAAAGTATGTTGAGTAACTAGTTTAGTAGCTTCTGGCTTTGCTATCTGGAAATTTGCTGGTGCTAATCATGGATTGAAAATAGAGAAGAGGGTGGAGGGTTGTTTGCATTGGGATGCTTAAGAAGCTTGTAGGTAGACATGCTGGAAGCATCCAACTAGCAGTTAACAAATTGGATTTTGTAAGATCCCTAGGGAGGAGTGAAGAGGTGAGGATGGAGGGCCAGAGTTCAGCTGGCTTCACGGATTTAGGGGTGGGCATATTAATAGCCGTGTTAAACACAGGCGAGAAAAACGGAGGGGGACATTTTAAAAGTCAAGGGAGCTCATAAGGCGGTAGCAGGCGCCTCCTGGAGGTTGAAGACGATGGAAAGTCACTTCTAGCTGTAGATCCAACCATTCCCAAGAGCACCAGAAGGTGGGGGAGCGGCGGAGCCAGCTATTCAATTTAGGGTAGATAATCTCtccgcctgtgtgtgtgtgtgtgtgtgtgtgtgtgtgtgtgtgtgtatgcgtgtgtatgcgtgtgcgatCTGGCTGTGATTTGACAGAAAAGGTGAGATCTGCAGAGTAATTTAGTGCTCAAGGAAATAACCAACTGCAGAACCCATGCCTTCGATGATCATCCAGCTACTTGAGGCCTTCTTTATGGACCTTCATTGAATTATCCAGCTTTAAGCTGGGGAAAAAGTACCCTTCTGAGGGACTGCAAACTGACACTCGGTTAAAGTGTTGTTTTAAAAGACCCCCGTTTCTCTTTAAGCATCCTCCATGCAAATGAGGGGCTTTAAGGTGGCTTTCAGCGATTGGTGAGAACCTTTAAGACGTGTCATTTCCTGGTACTGCAAACCAGGGGTCAGCTTTCTGCTTTTCTATTGGCTTACCCTCCTCCCCTTCTAGCCAATTAGACTGCTTCCCTTCACCCCTCCTAGTAGCTCTTATAAATTACATCAAATTGGTCCCCCCTTTGCACATCGTTCTCCTTGGAAAAAGCTGTCacagcattttttcttttctttttttttttttttgctgtaatgTCAGGGCGCGGGAAGCAAGGCGGCAAGGCGCGCGCCAAGGCCAAGTCGCGGTCTTCCCGCGCCGGCCTGCAGTTCCCGGTGGGGCGTGTGCACCGCCTGCTGCGCAAGGGCAACTACGCGGAGCGGGTGGGGGCCGGCGCGCCGGTGTACATGGCGGCCGTGCTGGAGTACCTGACGGCCGAGATCCTGGAGCTGGCAGGCAACGCGGCCCGCGACAACAAGAAGACGCGCATCATCCCCCGCCACCTGCAGCTAGCAGTAAGAAACGACGAAGAACTCAACAAGTTACTCGGAGGTGTCACCATTGCTCAGGGCGGAGTGTTGCCCAATATCCAGGCGGTCCTGTTGCCTAAGAAAACGGAGAGCCACAAGCCGGGCAAGAACAAGTAATCAGGCTTGGCATTACCTCCATTTACTCAAAAGGCTCTTTTAAGAGCCACCAAAGTATCGAGTGAAGGGCTGACCACAAGATAGCATATTAGCTCTTTATTTGAAGAGTTGGGTGGCTCTAAAAAGAGCCTTTGGTGGTCTTTGGTTTATCCTGTCATCAGGATCATTTGCTTTTGGCCTTATGGCTTTCAGTTTTCTTTGGTAACAGAACGGCCTGGATGTTGGGCAGCACGCCGCCCTGGGCGATGGTCACCTTGCCCAGCAGCTTGTTGAGCTCCTCGTCGTTGCGGATGGCCAACTGCAGGTGGCGGGGGATGATGCGCGTCTTCTTGTTGTCGCGGGCCGCGTTGCCCGCCAGCTCCAGGATCTCGGCCGTCAGGTACTCCAGCACGGCCGCCATGTACACCGGCGCACCGGCCCCCACCCGCTCCGCGTAGTTGCCCTTGCGCAGCAGGCGGTGCACACGCCCCACCGGGAACTGCAGGCCGGCGCGGGAAGACCGCGACTTGGCCTTGGCGCGCGCCTTGCCGCCTTGCTTGCCCCTACCAGACATGGCCTGAGATCAACAACTGAAAAAACGACAGCTCACAATTTGCAACAAAATAGGATTTAGAGGAAGCCAAGCCTTTATAAGCTTTCCCAGGGGTGGGGTTAGGAACCGGCTTTTCATTGGTCCCGATAGGATTCCAGAAACGGCCAATAAAGTCGACTCGTTCTTGTTACGTAAGCCTGTGGGGCGGGGGAGCAACGTTTCTACAGCGACCAATAGAAAGGAAGCACTTTTTGAAGCCTGATTTACATAAGGTAG
This window contains:
- the LOC125360075 gene encoding histone H2A type 2-B, whose product is MSGRGKQGGKARAKAKSRSSRAGLQFPVGRVHRLLRKGNYAERVGAGAPVYMAAVLEYLTAEILELAGNAARDNKKTRIIPRHLQLAVRNDEELNKLLGGVTIAQGGVLPNIQAVLLPKKTESHKPGKNK
- the LOC125360076 gene encoding histone H2A type 2-C; amino-acid sequence: MSGRGKQGGKARAKAKSRSSRAGLQFPVGRVHRLLRKGNYAERVGAGAPVYMAAVLEYLTAEILELAGNAARDNKKTRIIPRHLQLAIRNDEELNKLLGKVTIAQGGVLPNIQAVLLPKKTESHKAKSK